In Populus alba chromosome 9, ASM523922v2, whole genome shotgun sequence, a genomic segment contains:
- the LOC118032336 gene encoding uncharacterized protein codes for MVPYNHTEFINIVTDLVNNNYISMDRIDDAARRILRVKFTLGLFETPLADETLVDQLGSQKQAHRDLAREAVRKSLVLLKNGENADAPVLPLPKKASRILVAGSHANNMGYQCGGWTATWQGVDGNNYTAGTTILSGISAAADPSTEIVYSKNPDADFVKSNNFSYAIVVVGETPYAETAGDSLNLTIAEPGPSTIVNICGNVKCVVVTVSGRPVVIEPYDSQIDALVAAWLPGTEGQGVADVLFGDYGFTGKLPRTWFKTVDQLPMNVGDSHYDPLFPYDFGLTTKPVNAS; via the exons ATGGTTCCATACAACCATACTGAGTTCATCAATATTGTGACTGACTTAGTAAATAACAATTACATTTCCATGGACCGTATTGATGATGCTGCCAGGAGGATTTTGCGAGTGAAATTCACTTTAGGTCTATTTGAGACTCCCTTAGCTGATGAGACCTTGGTTGACCAGCTCGGAAGCCAG AAACAGGCTCACAGAGATTTGGCAAGGGAAGCTGTGAGGAAGTCACTCGTGCTGTTGAAGAATGGAGAGAACGCGGATGCTCCAGTTCTACCCCTCCCTAAAAAAGCATCTAGGATCCTTGTAGCCGGAAGCCATGCCAACAATATGGGGTATCAATGTGGAGGATGGACTGCAACTTGGCAAGGAGTTGATGGCAACAATTACACTGCTG GAACCACCATCTTAAGTGGTATCTCAGCTGCTGCTGATCCAAGCACAGAAATCGTCTACAGCAAGAACCCTGATGCTGATTTCGTCAAGTCCAACAACTTCTCTTATGCCATTGTTGTGGTCGGAGAGACTCCTTATGCTGAGACAGCCGGAGACAGTTTGAACCTGACCATAGCTGAACCAGGTCCAAGTACGATCGTCAATATCTGCGGCAATGTTAAGTGCGTTGTGGTCACAGTATCTGGCCGTCCAGTAGTAATTGAGCCCTATGACTCACAAATCGATGCTCTTGTTGCTGCCTGGTTGCCAGGCACTGAAGGCCAAGGAGTAGCAGATGTGCTTTTCGGGGATTATGGATTTACTGGAAAGCTGCCCCGGACTTGGTTCAAGACCGTTGATCAGCTCCCTATGAATGTTGGTGACTCTCATTACGATCCCCTCTTCCCCTATGATTTTGGACTCACTACTAAGCCTGTCAATGCTAGCTAG
- the LOC140955925 gene encoding uncharacterized protein, with translation MPISVERIASGHRNQFRGEKMMGQELHKMGYNIPLPRVELPTFKGENPRGWLQKCRKYFKLNIIPANQWVEVVSYYLEGKTDVCFISGLKEDIKPMLKILKPVNVLMAFEQARWQEESNNALTRRFRPVHRSNTIFNNGRVASNAPSTVFSANQMERGRPRSNSLFEQRKTLRQSFKCGDKYTPRHRCSTKGLHMIEGVKEEEDEEVKELDDTMQDECKERRSIDEFGLSLNALVENDTYNTIRIKGNCQDVEEDEKPTKAVVEIESLLKEFVGLFEEPQTLPPARKFDHKILLKAGLLVKKKDNTWRFYIDYRQLNKKTIKNKFPIPLIDNLLDELHGSRFFSKLDLVMPFGLTNALATFQALMNSVLEPFLQKFVLVFFNDILIYSSTFELHLAHLRQVLEKLKANQLFAKKSKYAFEEQQEFRGFLGLAGYYRKFIRHFGIISKPLTDSLKKNNFGWSIQAQQAFTVLKQALCEAPVLTLLDFFKTFVLETNACDYGLGAVLSQEGKPVAYFSKSLSLKHLGLSLYEKEYLAILMVVEKKGRENIVVGALSRKTSCELSVKGSGTLEAITNILPAWYEDVYASYEKDCKLQAIILNKLTSAIGEPDFTYKEGILRYKVRIVVGQGGHLRAQLVAKVEKVAYPGLLQPLPVPGGTWEAITMDFIEGLPSSEGQNAILVVADRFIKYGHFIAFTAQDIAQVVLDHFYKFHGLHAVIFTDRDKIFTSVSWKELIKKLGVRMLMCTAYHPQTDGQTERPSFNMGHEPFPGIIWLCSSSNGMAGTRTYSSSYGGGGTVEEGKHGSHTEEAAGNNKEQDEPYRQNSVAVKKNLKLNPRYYSPFQTSKRIGMVAYELKLLEGSLIHPVFHVSLLKKKVGDATIVSSKLPILDKEGRMQIMSLAILDRKLMKKGNGAATAVLVQWTNLYLEDATWEDMSDL, from the exons ATGCCTATTTCAGTCGAGAGAATCGCTTCAGGACACAGGAATCAATTCAGAGGCGAAAAAATGATGGGGCAGGAACTTCATAAGATGGGATACAACATACCATTACCAAGGGTGGAGTTGCCAACATTCAAAGGAGAGAATCCTCGGGGCTGGTTGCAAAAATGCAGAAAATATTTCAAGCTGAACATAATACCTGCAAACCAGTGGGTAGAAGTGGTCTCCTATTACTTGGAGGGCAAGACAGACGTCTG CTTCATTAGTGGGCTGAAGGAGGATATCAAACCAATGTTGAAGATCTTGAAACCTGTAAATGTGTTAATGGCATTTGAACAAGCTAGGTGGCAGGAAGAGTCCAACAATGCACTAACTAGGAGGTTCAGACCAGTGCATCGCAGTAACACTATATTCAACAATGGAAGAGTGGCAAGCAATGCTCCATCCACTGTCTTTAGTGCCAATCAAATGGAAAGGGGAAGACCTCGCTCAAATAGCTTATTTGAGCAGAGGAAAACGCTAAGGCAATCCTTCAAGTGTGGGGACAAGTATACACCTAGGCACAGATGCAGTACTAAAGGCTTACATATGATTGAAGGGGTAAAGGAAGAAGAGGATGAGGAAGTCAAGGAACTGGATGACACAATGCAGGATGAATGCAAAGAAAGAAGATCGATTGATGAATTTGGACTATCATTAAATGCATTGGTAGAAAATGATACCTACAATACTATTAGAATTAAGGGAAACTGTCAAG ACGTGGAAGAGGATGAAAAACCAACCAAAGCTGTTGTGGAGATTGAATCCTTGTTAAAGGAATTTGTAGGACTTTTTGAAGAGCCACAAACTCTACCACCAGCAAGGAAGTTTGAtcataaaattcttttaaaagctG GTTTGCTTGTCAAAAAGAAGGATAACACATGGAGATTCTACATCGACTATCGACAGCTTAATAAGAAGACCATTAAGAACAAATTCCCTATTCCTCTTATAGATAATCTCCTTGATGAGCTGCATGGTTCTAGGTTCTTCTCCAAGCTAGACCT AGTCATGCCTTTTGGCCTCACAAATGCCCTGGCCACCTTCCAAGCATTGATGAATAGCGTACTGGAACCTTTCTTGCAGAAATTTGTGCTGGTCTTCTTCAATGACATCCTTATTTACAGCTCAACCTTTGAGCTGCACCTTGCTCATCTCAGGCAAGTGTTAGAAAAGTTAAAGGCTAACCAATTATTTGCCAAGAAGTCCAAGTATGCATTTGAGGAACAACAG GAATTTAGAGGGTTTCTTGGTTTAGCTGGTTATTACAGGAAATTCATCCGGCATTTTGGAATCATCAGTAAACCTCTTACTGACTcgttgaagaaaaacaattttgggTGGAGTATACAAGCTCAACAGGCATTCACGGTTTTGAAACAAGCCCTGTGCGAGGCCCCAGTCCTCACCTTACTCGACTTCTTCAAGACATTTGTGCTGGAAACCAATGCATGTGACTATGGCTTGGGAGCTGTACTAAGCCAGGAGGGTAAACCGGTAGCCTATTTTAGCAAATCCTTAAGTTTGAAGCACCTTGGATTATCCCTCTATGAGAAGGAGTACCTGGCTATTCTTATGGTTGTGGAGAA GAAAGGAAGGGAGAACATTGTGGTAGGCGCTTTGTCTAGGAAAACCAGTTGTGAACTGTCTGTTAAAGGTAGTGGGACCTTGGAAGCTATCACCAATATACTTCCTGCATGGTATGAAGATGTTTATGCATCCTATGAGAAGGACTGCAAGTTACAAGCCATTATTCTTAACAAACTGACAAGTGCAATAGGGGAACCTGACTTTACTTACAAAGAGGGAATCCTGCGATACAAGGTCAGGATCGTGGTTGGACAGGGAGGGCATCTTAGAGCTCAACTA GTGGCCAAGGTGGAAAAGGTGGCATATCCAGGACTGTTACAGCCCCTGCCGGTTCCTGGGGGTACATGGGAGGCCATTACCATGGATTTTATAGAGGGTTTACCAAGTTCAGAAGGTCAAAATGCTATCTTGGTGGTGGCGGACAGATTCATAAAATATGGACATTTCATTGCATTCACAGCACAAGACATTGCACAAGTGGTCCTAGATCATTTCTACAAATTCCATGGATTGCATGCAGTTATTTTCACAGACAGGGACAAAATCTTCACCAGTGTATCTTGGAAGGAGCTTATCAAGAAGCTGGGGGTTAGGATGTTGATGTGCACTGCCTATCATCCACAAACGGATGGGCAGACCGAGAGA CCATCATTCAACATGGGGCATGAGCCCTTTCCAGGCATTATATGGTTATGCTCCTCCTCAAATGGAATGGCTGGCACAAGAACTTACTCTAGTAGCTACGGTGGAGGAGGTACTGTAGAGGAGGGCAAGCATGGATCACACACTGAAGAGGCAGCTGGAAACAACAAGGAACAGGATGAA CCTTATAGGCAAAACAGTGTGGccgtaaaaaaaaaccttaagctCAATCCTAGGTACTATAGTCCTTTTCAGACCAGTAAAAGGATTGGGATGGTGGCATATGAGTTAAAACTTCTAGAGGGAAGTTTGATCCATCCAGTATTCCATGTGTCTTTACTAAAGAAGAAGGTTGGAGATGCAACCATAGTATCGTCCAAGCTACCAATATTAGATAAGGAAGGACGAATGCAAATCATGTCTTTAGCCATATTGGATAGGAAATTGATGAAGAAGGGTAATGGAGCAGCTACTGCAGTTCTGGTTCAATGGACCAATCTCTATCTAGAAGATGCAACTTGGGAAGATATGTCTGATCTATAG
- the LOC118032424 gene encoding wall-associated receptor kinase 2-like yields MILQKRRVFLVMMLLLVAAVTGATANPDVRDGCQERCGDVIVPYPFGIGEQRCAMNENFFLNCTSTDDGHHELWFREDMPARNISLLNGTVTVGILASFDCYDKSGGQSRLFNQSISLGPAYTFSDSRNMLTAVGCDTAATVTNKEETFGAACFSFCTGNVTMSKNNSCLGSGCCQTSIPKGLKSLDITIESFNNHEDVSAFNPCGFAFLEDKDSLDLSDWPLSRTPKQNNDTSNVVIEWVAQNETCENARANKSSYACGINTNCYYSDNGQGYRCACNAGFEGNPYLEQGCQDIDECEYPEKYTCYGKCHNTIGNYECKCFLGMRGDGKGGCQFNTIIAVIGAIVSLVIICLLLFMILSKRRKDRNFRENGGTVLKHQRVRIFSEAELTKATDKYDDDKKIGEGGFGSVYKGVLADNTVVAVKKSKGVDKAQMNEDFQHEICVVSQVNHKNVVKLLGLCLETKVPLLVYEFISNGTLSKHIHDKRSQVLASWSNRLRIASEAALALDYLHSLADPPVIHGDVKSVNILLDDKYTAKVADFGASVLISPGQTNILATKIQGTLGYLDPEYLMTGDLTEKSDVYSFGVVLVELLTGEKPNSNAKSGNKRNIIQYFNSALENNDLFGILDFQAADEAEMNEIEAVAELAKRCLNSVGVNRPSMKEVSEELAKLKAFNQKSWTQQNSDETEYLLGKSSQSFRNNASPPTSQSQTVISFEFENYTDSI; encoded by the exons ATGATACTTCAGAAGAGGAGGGTGTTTTTGGTGATGATGTTGCTACTAGTGGCTGCAGTAACAGGAGCAACAGCAAATCCAGATGTGAGAGATGGCTGCCAAGAAAGGTGTGGGGATGTTATTGTTCCTTACCCGTTTGGGATTGGGGAACAAAGATGTGCCATGAATGAAAACTTCTTTCTAAATTGCACTTCCACTGATGATGGTCATCATGAACTGTGGTTTAGAGAGGACATGCCTGCTCGCAATATATCATTGCTGAATGGCACAGTCACTGTTGGCATTTTAGCATCGTTCGATTGCTATGACAAGTCAGGGGGACAGTCGCGGCTTTTCAATCAGTCTATCTCACTTGGACCAGCCTACACATTTTCAGACTCTCGAAATATGCTCACAGCAGTTGGTTGTGATACCGCTGCCACGGTGACCAACAAGGAGGAGACATTCGGGGCTGCTTGTTTCTCTTTCTGCACTGGAAATgttaccatgtcaaagaataaTTCCTGCTTAGGTTCTGGATGCTGCCAGACCTCGATTCCCAAGGGTCTCAAGTCTCTGGATATTACCATTGAGAGCTTTAACAATCACGAGGATGTTTCCGCATTTAACCCCTGTGGCTTTGCATTCCTTGAGGACAAAGACTCCCTTGACCTGTCGGATTGGCCACTCTCTCGTactccaaaacaaaataatgataCATCAAATGTTGTGATCGAATGGGTAGCTCAAAACGAGACATGCGAAAATGCTCGGGCCAATAAGAGTTCATATGCTTGTGGCATCAATACAAATTGCTATTACTCTGATAATGGTCAAGGATATCGTTGCGCATGCAATGCAGGATTCGAAGGAAACCCATATCTTGAACAAGGGTGCCAAG ATATTGATGAGTGCGAGTATCCTGAAAAATACACATGTTATGGTAAATGCCACAACACCATTGGGAATTACGAATGTAAATGTTTTCTTGGCATGCGTGGTGATGGCAAAGGAGGTTGTCAATTCAATACCATTATAGCAG TCATAGGCGCCATAGTTTCCCTGGTGATTATTTGTCTATTGCTCTTCATGATCTTGAGTAAAAGAAGAAAGGACAGGAACTTCAGAGAAAATGGGGGAACGGTTTTAAAGCATCAAAGAGTAAGGATTTTCAGTGAGGCAGAGCTGACAAAAGCAACCGACAAgtatgatgatgataaaaaaatcggGGAAGGTGGTTTCGGTTCAGTTTACAAAGGAGTTTTAGCAGACAATACAGTAGTTGCTGTCAAGAAGTCCAAGGGGGTGGACAAAGCTCAGATGAACGAGGATTTCCAACATGAAATCTGCGTTGTTTCACAGGTCAACCACAAGAACGTTGTAAAACTCCTGGGCCTGTGCTTGGAGACCAAAGTGCCATTACTAGTTTACGAGTTCATCTCAAATGGAACCCTTTCCAAGCACATCCATGACAAAAGGTCACAGGTATTGGCTTCCTGGAGCAATCGTCTGAGGATTGCATCGGAGGCTGCTCTTGCGCTTGATTATTTGCACTCTCTAGCAGACCCTCCAGTTATTCACGGAGATGTCAAGTCGGTGAACATTCTATTAGACGATAAATACACGGCAAAGGTAGCAGATTTTGGAGCTTCGGTGCTTATTTCTCCAGGCCAGACCAATATTTTAGCCACAAAGATACAAGGAACTTTGGGCTACCTGGATCCAGAGTATCTTATGACGGGTGATTTAACAGAAAAAAGTGATGTGTATAGCTTTGGGGTAGTTCTTGTGGAGCTTCTCACAGGGGAGAAGCCAAACTCAAATGCCAAGTCAGGAAATAAACGGAACATTATTCAGTACTTCAACTCAGCATTGGAAAATAATGATCTTTTTGGAATTTTGGATTTTCAAGCAGCTGATGAAGCTGAGATGAATGAGATAGAAGCTGTTGCTGAGCTTGCTAAAAGATGCCTGAATAGCGTAGGAGTAAACCGTCCATCCATGAAGGAAGTGTCCGAGGAGCTTGCTAAGCTGAAAGCCTTTAATCAGAAATCATGGACCCAGCAAAATAGCGATGAGACAGAGTACTTGCTAGGcaaatcatcacaatctttcCGCAACAACGCAAGTCCTCCCACGAGTCAATCCCAAACTGTCATATCCTTCGAGTTTGAAAACTACACCGATAGCATTTAA
- the LOC118032427 gene encoding structural maintenance of chromosomes protein 3 encodes MKQLSGGQKTVVALTLIFAIQRCDPAPFYLFDEIDAALDPQYRTAVGNMIRRLADMANTQFITTTFRPELVKVADKLYGVTHKNSVSRVNVVSKEDALDFIEHDQSHNVERAKL; translated from the exons ATGAAGCAGTTATCAGGGGGTCAGAAAACTGTAGTAGCCCTGACATTGATATTTGCCATACAACGATGTGATCCTGCTCCCTTTTATCTTTTTGACGAGATAGACGCAGCACTGGATCCCCAGTACAGGACTGCTGTTGGAA ACATGATTCGTCGCCTGGCTGATATGGCCAACACACAATTTATAACCACCACTTTCAGGCCAGAACTTGTGAAGGTTGCTGACAAGTTATATGGGGTGACACACAAAAACAGTGTGAGCCGTGTCAATGTTGTCTCCAAGGAAGACGCGCTAGATTTTATCGAGCACGATCAATCTCATAATGTCGAACGAG CCAAACTCTGA